The genomic stretch CGAGCATGCTCAGCAGCAAGCTTACGAAGCTCTCCAAGCTGATCCGTGAGTTCACACTTTGGTCCGGGGTTTTGCTCGCCGGCATCATTTGCCTTTATTTTTTCACTGAGCAATCACCCTCCCCTCTGTACATAGGCGTTGCTGCTGCCTTCTTCCTGCTCGGTCTCGTTGCTAAGCAGGGCGTCATCCGCAATGTGCTCGCGAGCGCAGTCGGCGGCATCGTCATGTATGCTGGTTATTATTACCACATGAACTGGCTTATTGGCTTTGGTTTGTTCTCCGTGTGGGCACCTTGGTTGAAGCATCGCGGCATGACGCATACGATATGGGTTGTCCCAATCTGGGGAGCCATTGGCTTGGGACTCGAAAATCAGCTGCAAATTGAAGGCATATCGATTGTGTCGATGCTCGGCTATTTATCTCATCTCATTGCTGATACGCTCACGCCCAGCGGTGTGAAATGGCTCTATCCGTTAACGAAAAAGTCATTTAAAATCCGGCTGTAAGCATAAACAAAATAGGCGCAGTGCAGCGGGGCGGAATGCCCTTTGCTGCCTGCGCCTATGATCATTTCATGTATATCAGTTTGTCTTGGATGGTTTGCGTTTAAGAATATAATATACAACTGCAACAACTAGACTTGCTAATAGAATACTTATACCAATGGTAACTATCCAGCTGCCCTTAGGCTGATCTAGATTAGTTAAAGCTCCTGATCCATCTTTATCGCTATTCTCTAATTGAATCTCTTTCAGAGATTTAATCAACTGGGCTGCCTCTAGCTCTTTTACTTCAACGGCTAATTCTGCTGGAGAGTCATTTATTTCCTCACTACCATTACTTAGATTTATCAACTCGGGGACAAATATCGTTTCTTTATTATTTGTTTTTGTTGCAACAACAAACTCTCCTTTTAATCTGATCAGTCGACTTTCCGAATTTACTGCAGTCTGCTTTGAAATAAGTTCAAATGCAGCAGCTAATGTATCCGGTCTTCCTCCAAATTCGAAAACTTCAAGTTTCTTCTCGGGAGTCCTGCTAATTACCATGATGGATTTTGGCTTACCTTCATACAAAATCACATAGGCAAAGTGTTCTTTTGCTTCTGTAATCTCAATTAGGCTATTATCAGCTTTTTTCAGCAATTCTGGATTCACATAATATAGTTGTCTTCCTTCTCCTAATACAAGCTCATTAATACCAGCTTCAATAGAATAGCCGTAGCCAGCGGGGTCTGCTAAAAACCCTTTCTTGATAATATTCAAACCCTCTGATCCTGCAAACGAATGAACATCCTCAGGAATCCTATTTTCAGCATATGCTGGTATAACGAATACAAAGACAACCATAACCGAAAGAAATAGCGACTGTAGTAATTTCATTTTTTACACTCCCTAGCAATTTATTTTCTAATACAACTCACTATTGACTCCCTCTCTAACATAAACGATCCAATTATGGATATGTTTCACTTTTTATTGTTTCATACATCGCCTCTTGTAAATAAAAAAATAAGCACAGTACAGCGAGGGAATGCCTTCTGCTGCCTGCGCCTATTTGTTTTGAAATGTAGAACCTCCTAACCTTTCCCAACCACAGGAGAAAACCGATGCTTGGTCGTCTGCTCATAGCCATACGCTAGTTTAATTAAAGTCGGCTCGCTGAATGCAGTTCCTATAAACGTGATACCCTGCGGTCCTTTGGTTGTATAGCCCCCAGGAGCTATGACACCCTTATGCGCGACTCCTCCAGGCACGGTGATCACAGGATAACCTGCCCGAGCGGCAATATCGTCGCCTTCCTCGTCGCCAAGAAACAGCAGCGCATCTAAACGGTACTTCTTGATTGCATAATCAATGCCTTGCTTGCCAGCCATCTCTTTGTTTTGCTCTAGACTATCGAGATACTCCTGTTCAGTAAGCGTGCCGCTTGTTTCCTCGGCCGAAAGCAGCGTATCCTGTCCGTATTTCAAAGCGATCTCCGCATTCGCTTCATTGAAGGCAATTAGCTCTGAAAGAGAATGAACCGGAACAGATTCATCGAGCCCTCCCAAGTAATCATTAATATATTTTTTGAACTCATAGCGTAGAACATGCCACTGCCAATCGGTCTGCTCGCATGCTAGCTCAACCGGATCAATAATGGTCGCCCCAACTTCCTTTAAATCCGTTATCGCCGCTTCAATAACCGCAAGCCTATCCTCGTCCAAATGCTCATAATAAAAGCGCGGCACTCCGATTCGTGCCTGCTTAATATAATCAGCATCTAAGAACGGCGTATAGTCCCGGTAGGCGTGCTTCGCTCCCGTCAATGTGACCGCGTCCCTCTCATCCGCCCCGGTCAACGCTCCCAGCAGAATAGCTGCATCCGTCACCGTTCTCGTCATTGGGCCAGCAGTGTCTTGACTATTCGTAATGGGGATAATTCCCGTTCGGCTGACTAGCCCAATCGTTGGTTTAAGCCCAACAAGGCAGGTTTGGCTGGCAGGACTAATAATCGAGCCGGAGGTTTCCGTTCCGATCGCAGCAGCTGCCAAATTCGCAGCAACCGCAGCGGCTGATCCAGAGCTGGAGCCGCCAATGAACAGCTCGCCGGGTCCATAGGGATTAAGGACAAGCCCGCCTCTTGAGCTGTATCCCGCCCACATGGAGCCTGACATAAAGTTTGCCCACTCCGTCATATTTGCTTTGCCGAGCAGCACAGCTCCCGCCGCACGCAATTGCGAAGCGACAAAGGAATCCTTAGCAGCAAATGAATTTGCTAAAGCCACCGAGCCCGCGCTTGTATGCATGTTATCATGCGTATCAATATTATCCTTCAGCAATATTGGAATTCCGTGCAGCTGTCCTCTGCTCCCCTTCTCGGTTCGTTCCTTATCTAAAACCCTAGCAATTTCTAACGCATCGGGGTTAACTTCCAATATCGAGCGAAGCTCCGTATCATATTTTCCGATTCGATCCAAATATACGTTCACTAAATCCTCTGAGCATAGCAAGCCCGCTTCCATAGCCGTCTGCATACTTATAATATCCGCTTCTATGATCCATTTCTCCAAATCCAGCTTCATATAACCAGCTCCCCTACTCCCAATCTCCGCTGTGAACCGTTACTCCGCTTGCAGGTTGCACGCAGCCTCTTCATCATATCCCATTTAAAGGAAGATGGCTTCGTAAAAAATAACTATAGTCAAACTTACTCATCGCCCTTAACCTCTCACCCGTCACCCGGAAAAGCTCGCGCGGTTCTGAATATTTACGGCAACCTCCTGCTTTTCCGCACGTATTCTACACTATCCTGTACAATGGCATCCGAATCGTTTAGAAAACACCACACTTATATCATGCGCGGCTCAGCTCTGCTTCGAGTAGAATAATTCTTTTAGAATAGGATGAACTATTTCAAACGTTGGTTGGTTGGTTGGTTGGTTCCAGCCCACCCGCCGCTCCTACATTGCACTTTTTACAATGAAACTGGCGTCTGAGGAGCTCAACTGAGCCTAGAGTGTACTTTTTACAATAGAATCGGTCTCATAGGGCACAATTTTACCCATAATGCGCGATTCTATTGTATTTTCTACAACGTAGACTCGCAAGTCGCACTTTTCTACGTATTCTGTTGCACAAAGTACACTACTTTTCATCGTCATAACGCTGCATACTATCTCTCAGCCTACATCTGCACACATAAATCGCACAAAAAAAGTATATTGGGGGCTCTGCGGTTAGGTATAATGGAATTGGTCGCCAAATAGTAGAATAAAAGGTTGTGAGAATGAATGCGCGGATTAGCGACTGCTCTGAAATATGTGCTTCGAGGTATTGTATTTATCATTTATATGCCCATCCACTTAGCTCTACGAATACTAGAATTCATCTGGCTGCGCCTCATCGTTCCACCGCTTGGCTGGGTGTGGGAGCGAATCCTTGCTCCTGTATTTGAATTTTTATATTGTTATCTGTTTAGGCCGCTATGGCGGTACCTATTGTACTATCCGCTCAGATGGGCAGCAAAGCATTTGCTTCTTCCACTCTGTCGATTCCTTTGGAAATTCATACTCTATCCTATTCTTTATTACGGGATCTACTATCCGCTCTACTTTCTGTGGAAGTATGTATTTCGCTGGCTCTACTATGAGGTATTTATACCCGTCCTCCGATATTGTGCAATTGCAACTAAATGGCTGTTACACTTGCTTGGCTTATTGTGGCGAAACGCCGTATATTATCCGTTCCGCTTCTTATGGATGAAGCTGATCTATCCTCCGATTCGCTGGGTAAACAAAGAAATGATCACCCCAGTGCTGCATTGGATAAAAGATATATTCAGATAACTAACTGTCGATCCAAATTAAGGATCTCGAGAGAAGGATAGAGCGGATTGGCTTCATACTTGCCAAATCCGCCCGCAATAACAGTTAGAACCTTTCGGATATCACCTTAGCCTGCGTAAAGAGCAGCAAATAATCACGCCCGCCTGCCTTGGAGTCTGTGCCTGACATATTAAAGCCCCCAAAGGGATGAGCACCGACCAGTGCTCCTGTACATTTTCGATTAATATACAGATTGCCTACATGAAATTGCTCACGGGCTTGCTCCAGCCGGCTGCGGTTTCGCGAGATGACCGCACCCGTTAAGCCATACTCGGTGTTGTTGGCAATAGTAAGCGCCTCATCAAAGCTCTCGGCTTTGATAAACGCTAATACGGGACCGAATATTTCCTCCTGCGCAATTCGATCATCCGGAGCAATGTCCTTAATAATAGTCGGCTCAATAAAATAACCGCTGCTGTCTCCAATTTTACCGCCATGCACGATAATGCCTTCACTGCGTCCAACCTCGATATATTTTAAAATACTTAGGTAAGCTCTCTCATCAATAACTGGCCCTACATAGGTGCTTTGCTCGTTTGCTTTGCCAAGCTTAAGCTGCTTCGTTCTTGCGACAACCTTCTCAATGACCTCGTCATAGACAAGCTCATGCACGACGGCTCGCGAGCACGCCGAGCATTTCTGTCCTGCGTAGCCGAAGGCAGAAGCCGTAATCGCATCGGCAGCGAGATCAAGATCCGCGTCCTGATCCACGATAATCGTATCCTTGCCGCCCATTTCCGCAACTACACGCTTCAGCCATTTCTGATCCTGTTGAATAAGCGATGCTTTCTCGTTAATACGGATCCCGATCTCCCGCGAGCCTGTAAAGCATACAAAACGGGTTAACGGGTGTTCTACCAGAAAATCACCCACCTCGCTGCCCGCGCCTGGCAGGAAATTCACAACACCATCAGGCAGGCCCGCAGCCTCTAGCAGCTCAACAAACTTGGCTGCAATGACGGCTGTTGCGCTGGCTGGCTTTAATACAACTGTATTGCCAGCGACGACTGCAGCCATTGTCATGCCTGCCATTATGGCAAGCGGAAAGTTCCATGGAGGAATAATAATACCCACGCCAAGCGGGATATAGACAAGCTCATTATCCTCGCCGCCAAGCGCGACAACCGGCTGTCGATCAGCCAGACGCTCCATCTCTCTTCCATAAAACTCAAGAAAATCAATCGCTTCTGCTGTATCCGCATCCGCCTCGGCCCAGCTTTTTCCTGCTTCGTATACGAGCCATGCAGAAAATTCATGCTTGCGGCGCCGCAGCATAGCCGCAGCCTTATAAAGCACTCTCGCTCTTGCGAGCGGGGCTACCTGCTTCCAGCTGTCAAAGGCAGAGACTGCTGCAAGAATCGCCTTATGAGCAAGCACTGTATCTGCCTGCGATACGATACCGACAAGCTGACCTACGTCGGAAGGATTTATCGATTTCCGCTTTTGTATCGTCTCAATTCGATTCGGGCCAATCTTCAGCGTATATTCCTGCCCCAGCTCCGCTTCAACCTTGCGCAGCGCCTCCTGAAAATCAACAACATGATCCACTACCGAAAAATCGGTAAAGGGCTCATTTTGAAATGGCTCCCGCATGAGTATATCCCTCCTATCCATTCGCATCCATTTAAGCTAATCGCCGCTGCCCATCACAATATTTGATCGCCAAGCAGTGAGGCTATAAGCTCGACAGCTAGCTTAGACGTCTGATCGTTGTGGTCGAGGCTGGGGTTTACCTCTACAAGCTCTGCTGATGTGACGAGTGCTGATTGATAAAGAAACTCAAGTGCCAGATGCGCTTCACGGTAGCTTAAGCCGCCTTTCACCGGTGTACCAGTGCCAGGCGCCTCGAGAGGATCAATACTGTCGATGTCAAAGCTGATATGCACGCCATCAGTCATTTGCTTCATTTGATGAATGATCTTCTCCATGACCCTTGCGATACCAAGCCGGTCAATATCATGCATCGTATAGCAGGCAATACCCAGCTCCCGAATAGATTCCTTCTCTCCTGCATCCAGAGATCTGGCTCCGACAATAGCGACATGCTCTGGTTTTATTTTCGGAAAAATGCCCCTAAGACCTGTCAACAGCGGAATACCTCTCCCCAGACTTATGCCAAGCGACATGCCATGGATATTGCCTGACGGACTCGTATCCTCCGTATTCAAATCAGAATGGGCATCGAACCAAATAACGCCAAGATTCGTATAATGCTCTGCAAGTCCCGCAATCGTCCCTATGGCAATGCTATGATCTCCGCCCAGCACGAGCGGAAACTGTCCTGCTGCAACGATTTCCGACACTTGATCCGCCAGCAGATTGCTCATCTCGTATACCTCAGATAGATGCTTCGCATTATTCGTCTTCAGCGGCTTCGCCTTGGATGGTTCGCGCACCTCGCCCGCCAGCCGGTAGCTGATATTCAGATCCGTCAGCTTATCCGTAAGTCCCGCAAATTGTATAATATGCTCTGGACCTCGTTCTGCTCCTGTCGTACCCGCCCCTCTCCCAAATGGGACCGTCACAATCGCTACCTGTTGTTTGCTCATAGCCGTCACGCTCCTGCTAGGTTGCTATTCGTGAAGACAGCTTCAATTTTATCAAAGGCCCAATCGATCTCATTTTCCGTAATAATAAGCGGTGGCGCCAGTCGGATAACATAGTCATGGGTTTCTTTGCACAGCAGCCCAAGCTGCATCAATTGCTCACAATAGGCTCTCGCAGGGGTAGATAGCACGATTCCGATAAATAGACCGCGTCCTCTAATTTCTATAATGTCAGGATGCCGCAGCGCAGCAAGCTTGCTCATGAAATAATTCCCTAACCTAAGCGATCGATCTGCCAGCTGCTCCTCTTGAATGACATCCAGTGCAGCAATGGCAACAGCACAGCTTAAAGGATTGCCGCCAAAGGTCGAGCCGTGAGAGCCCGGCTCAAATACATCCATAATGAATCCATCAGCTGCAATTGCCGAAACCGGCAGTACTCCTCCGCCAAGCGCCTTGCCCATAATATAGATGTCCGGCACAACACTCTCCCAATCACATGCGAAGCGGCGACCTGTACGTCCAAAGCCCGTTTGAATCTCATCGGCAATAAGCAGCACCTTATTCTGCTTGCAAAGCTCAGCCACAGCACTAAGAAATCCATTAGGCGGAATACATATGCCCGCTTCGCCTTGAATCGGCTCAATCAGCACTGCGGCGGTATTTGGCGAAATAGCGGCTCTTAATGCTGCGATATCGCCGTACGGAATGATTCGAAAGCCTGGTGTGAAGGGACCGAAGCCTTCGCGATAAGCCTCTGTCGAGGAGCATGAGGTTACCGTCAGCGTTCGTCCGTGAAAATTGCCTTCGAATACAATAATTTCTGCTTGCCCATCCGGTATAAGCTTGGTGCGGTAACCCCAGCGCCTTGCAGCCTTTATCGCTGTTTCAACCGCCTCCGCTCCTGTATTCATGGGAAGAATTCGCTCTTTGCCGGTATATTTCGCAAGCCGCTCACTGAACACACCGAACATTTCGTTATGAAAAGCACGCGACGTAAGGGTAACCTTATCCGCCTGCTCCTTTAACGCAGCAATAATCCGCGGATGGCAATGCCCCTGATTTAAAGCCGAATAAGCACTAAGCATATCCATATAGCGTGTGCCCTCTAAGTTCTGTACCCACACACCCTCAGCACGGCTAATTACGATCGGCAGGGGATGATAATTATGGGCGCCGTACTGTTCTGCCAGCTCTATATCCTTCTGTCCCGTGTTCATCACCTGCTCCCTTCCTCATGCACTGCATAAATCGTTGTTTTCAAATTTTATGCGATGGAGCGTCGACAAATAACAAAGCTTTTCTAATGCTGCTTAGCTGCTCAAGGCTGAAGCCTTGCTGAATAACTAAAAACAGCGGCTGCCATTTCAATGGCAACCGCTGTTTTTTAGAATGAATATATTCGTTTTTTGCTTATGCTGTTCGCCCTGCTTCATTCTCCATCGTTAAATCTCTCCCGCATATGGGTTTTCACGGCGCTTTTGGGACGTTGTATAGAATAGAGCTGCAGCTCTATTCTATACAACAGTTTAATCTCCTTATGTAATACCATTATCCCTTAGAGCTGTCAAAATGCTCCTGACAAAATGCAAACACCATTTTCTCCTCATCCTCTTCCAACTCAAAATCGATATACTTATTCGAAGAGGTTGTCAAAAACTCATATTTTGCGATTCTAGCGCTGTCTTCTTCAACAACATAAACGACGCGAAGCGTCACGCCTTCATCGTGGAACAGCTCGTCATCCTCTTCTACAGCAAGATCGAGACTAAATTCATATCGCTTCCCCGTCAAAATACCAAAGGGATCCTTCATCAATTCAGCGCTATATTCAGTTACAGTAAACATCTCATCCACTCCTTCTTTTCTAGTATAACAAAACAAAAGCAGTCTGAAACTTGAATTACAAGCTTCAAACTGCTTTTTTTCTTTTTTACAAACGCCAATAACCGATCTGCTGATTACAGGCTGCTAAGCGTTTCAGTAAGGACTGGAACGATTTGCGATTTGCGGGATACAACGCCCTTCAATAGAGCTTTGTTATCAGTCAAAGTCACGTTATAAGCTTTCTCTACTGCATGAGCTTGAGTACCAAGTGCAAGCGCTACGGAATCGTTGTTCAAAATATCCGTTACGACAAGCACGAACAGATCAAGACCCTTAGTTGCGATAATGTCATTTAGCGCAGCTTCCAGCTCTGCTTGACGGGAAATAACATCGTTTGTATCCACCGCATTAACTTGTGCGATTTCTACTTTGTAGCTGCCCATTGCGAATTCTTTCGCATCAAGGGAAATCAGCTGAGCAATGGTTTTGTCGCTTAGGTCTGCACCTGCTTTAAGCATGTCCAGTCCGTAGCTATCCGCGTTAACGCCAGCAATTTCAGCAAGCTCGCGTGCTGCTGCAACATCTTGCTCTGTGCAAGTTGGTGATTTGAACAGCAAGGAATCCGAAATAATTGCTGAAAGCATTAGGCCAGCAATTTCTTTACGAATGGCTACGCCGTTCTCTTTGTACAATTTATTCAAAATTGTAGCTGTACAGCCAACAGGCTCCGCGCGGAAATAAACGGGGTGGCTTGTCTCGAAATTAGCGATACGGTGGTGGTCAATAACCTCAAGCACACGTACTCTATCGATATCATTAGCGCTTTGTTGGCGCTCGTTATGGTCAACCAAAATGACCGTATCGGTCTCGTCAGCAACGTTCTCAATCAAACGAGGCGCTGCAATGCCAAAATAGTCAAGCGCGTATTGCGTTTCGCCATTCACGTCGCCAAGACGAATCGCCTCAACGTCAGCACCTAGCTTAGTTTTCAGCTCAGCGTAAGCGATAGCTGATGTAATCGTGTCTGTATCCGGGTTTTTGTGCCCGAAAATAAGTGTTTTAGTCATTTCGAATACTCCTTAAGGGTTATTTGTCGGCAGAGCCTAAACCTTGATCAACAAGCCCAAGTCCCCTGGTTGATTATACCACCAAGCGCTGCCAGCTGTCGTCAATGCTCGTTTCTTCTTACTTAAAATCATTATAGCTTTAAGCCCTCTTTGTTCCTATACCTTTACACCGAATTAAAATATAAAAAATGTGAATAATGAGTGGCTATACAATAAAGCGCTTATTCAGAGAGGTAAGCTCGTCAGACATCGAGCGAATATTCTCTGCTGAGGTGCTTACTTCATCCATCGAAACGATCTGTGCACCGGAATTCACCGCAATCCCTTCAAAATGCTGGGCCGCCTGTCGTGAGATCCGCTCCATTTCGTCAACAGAAGCCGCTACCTCCTCCGATTCCGCAGAAACCTCCTCTGAAGCGGAGGATACCTCCTGCAGCTGCATATTCACCTGCTCTAGTCCCGTTACAATCAATTGAAAAGCATGGCCTGCATCCTTCACAAGATGAAGCCCTGACTCGACCTTCCGCGCATTCGACTCCATGTCCGAGGACAATTGTGAGGTTTGCTCCAGGATAGCGTTAATTAATTCACCAATTAACGTAGCTGAATTTTGTGATTGTGTCGCAAGCTTGCGCACCTCCTCCGCCACAACAGCAAACCCTTTGCCGTTAACTCCCGCATGTGCAGCTTCGATAGCCGCATTTAGCGCTAGCAAATTCGTCTGCTTCGCGATACCTGCCATCACCGTTGTAATTTCTCCAATTTCACCTGAGCGGCTCTCCAGCCTTCTTGTTGCTTCCAGCATTTGTGCAGCCGTATCATGGATCGATTCCATCTCGGTCATCGCCTGCACAATAAGCTCATTGCCGTGCTCGGTATGCTCCATCGTCCCTTGCGCCACATCCGAAACAATGGAAGCTGATTCTGTAATGCGCAGCATATTGTGCGTCATGCCTACTACAGCTTTGGACATATCCGCCGCTCGGATTACCTGAATGCTGGCGCCGCCTGACGCATCCTGAATACTCGCCGCGATCAAGCGACTCGCTTCTGTCGTAGATTTAGCATGCGCGGATACCCCCTTCGAGGACGTAAGCAGTTTCTCCGAATTGTCCCGCATTTTGCTGATAACCGTTCTAGTATTCGTAACCAGCTGATCAAATGTGTTTGCCAGATGCCCAATTTCATCCTTGCGGCTTGTGTTAATGACGACCGTCATATCTCCCTCTCTCACTTTGGCAACCTGTGACGTAAGCTTAATTAAAGGCCGAGTCAAATATGTCGCCATTAGAAAGACGAGAACGATTCCTGCTGCGATAATACTTAAAGTTATAAATAACGTCGCCTTCTTGTTATCATCCATAAGTGTGAACACATTTGTAGCGTCAAAATCAGCACCGACAAGACCGATCAGCTCACCAGCCCCGTTCTTAATGGGAACGTAAGCGGTTATGGTCGCTCCATATTGCGGATCATTCGACAATTCTCCGATTTCCGTTTTTCCTTCAGCAAATGCTTTCACCATATGCGGATATTCGTTCTCCTCCGTATCGCCTAAAGCTGAGAAGTCTTCAGGGTCTACATCCAGCGGCGCTCCATCCACAACGTAATAATAGACAGGTTTGCCATCCTGCTCTGTTTTTGCAAGCGTGTACAGATATTTCAAGCCATTCATTTCTCGAAGCTCATTCAGCTCGGAACGCAGCTTCGTATAATACGCGGTTTCCCCCGCCTCGACGCTGAGCTCTTCATAAGACTCCGAATCAATCAACCTAGCTGCATTCTCTGCTACAAGCTGCGCTTGCGCTCCCAAAGAGTTTTCAACAAGCCCCGTCGATGAACGATAAATAGTAAACCCCAGCACGGCACCTGCAAGTAAAATGAGACTAGAAAAAAACAGAACCATTCTCGTTAATAAGCGATTCAAACGTATTCCCCTTCCCATACTTCCATAACGATATATTACACTATTTTACAGCATTCGACTATTTTCTTCTATTCTATTTCGGTATATTATTGTGTCGACATTCGACTATTAAAAATCGCTCCTGCTGCTTGGAAATTATAAACCAGCTCTATTAGATGTTGTGCTATACTACTAAAAATAGAAGGAGGGATTCATTATTTACTCGCCAGTTCGAATTGTATTCGTCTATCTCCTCATCTTTATCGTAACCGTAATTTTGACAATGCTGGATCTACCTATTATTTATATTTTTATTGCCGCACTCCTTATTGTGACCGTGTTTATCATATGGCCTCACAATCATTTGATTTTTCGAGAAACTAATATTAAGCGGCTGGAGAAGTTTTTGATTAAACAGCGAAAGAAGCCTGCTTTGTATCTTTTTTATGCCGCTGCGAACCAGCAGGATGAAGAGGTTGAGCAGTTGATTGGCAAGCTGCTGATCAAGTATAAGCAGCCTAACAGACAAGCGCTGTACAAGGCGATTCATGGCATGTACCGAAAAAATTCTGCTGCTGTTAAAAGTGAAATCGCACGTATTCAACCAGTAGAATACCGTTTTTATTATGAAACGTATTTTCAAATAGAGGAAGGCGATTTGGAGACAGCCCGAGCAAATGCAGCTAAAATATCCAAGCTGTGGATGAGAGCTGCCCTGCTCTCCGAGATCGAAATAAAAGCTGGGAACCGCAGCGAGGCTATCTCACTAGCAAGACAAGCACTGCAGAGCTGCCGAGGAGTTCAACGATATCTTTTACATAAAAACTATGAGCGCGAGCTTCCGGAGGCTCTTATTGGTGCCTAAGTGGAGCCTCATCTCCGCGGTGGATTAAGTCTATTTTTTAGATCTAAATCCGCCAATTTAGCTCAAGTCGATGGATTAGGTCTAATAAATAGACCTATTCTTGCGCATTCCCGCCAAATGGGCACCTTCTGCCTGCTTCGGGGAGAAATAAGTCTACTTTTTAGGTCTAAGCCTGCCAAATGGGTCCAAATCGCAGGAATAGGTCTAATAAATAGACCTATCCTTGCGCATTTCCGCCAAATGGGCACCTTCTGCCTGCTTCGGGGAGAAATAAGTCTACTTTTTAGATCTAAGCTTGCCAAATGGGTCCAAATCGTAGGAATAGATCTAATAAATAGACCTATCCTTGCGCATTCCCGTCAAATGGGCACCTTCTGCCTGCTTCGGGGAGAAATAAGTCTACTTTTTAGATCTAAATCCGCCAATTTAGCTCAAGTCGATGGAATAGATCTAATAAATAGACCTATCCTTGCGCATTCCCGCCAAGTGGGCATCTAGGATGCCGCACTAAAATAAAAGGTGCTGTCCCAAAAGGTCATAGACCTAAAGGGGCAGCACCTTTTTTCAAAATATAGGAAAGCCATTTCGCCATACGATCTCTATATTTCTCCGGAATGAAACACGCAGCGCCGCCAAAGGACGGCGACAGCCGTTTCACCTTGGATGAATTCAAACTATTTCTAAACTATTTACGAATATAGATATGAGCGGCAAGCTGATT from Paenibacillus sp. FSL H8-0548 encodes the following:
- a CDS encoding metal-dependent hydrolase; translated protein: MTGKSHLIIGAAVGAAASIYYPFTLEHAALYIAVAGFSALCADLDGPSMLSSKLTKLSKLIREFTLWSGVLLAGIICLYFFTEQSPSPLYIGVAAAFFLLGLVAKQGVIRNVLASAVGGIVMYAGYYYHMNWLIGFGLFSVWAPWLKHRGMTHTIWVVPIWGAIGLGLENQLQIEGISIVSMLGYLSHLIADTLTPSGVKWLYPLTKKSFKIRL
- the rocF gene encoding arginase → MSKQQVAIVTVPFGRGAGTTGAERGPEHIIQFAGLTDKLTDLNISYRLAGEVREPSKAKPLKTNNAKHLSEVYEMSNLLADQVSEIVAAGQFPLVLGGDHSIAIGTIAGLAEHYTNLGVIWFDAHSDLNTEDTSPSGNIHGMSLGISLGRGIPLLTGLRGIFPKIKPEHVAIVGARSLDAGEKESIRELGIACYTMHDIDRLGIARVMEKIIHQMKQMTDGVHISFDIDSIDPLEAPGTGTPVKGGLSYREAHLALEFLYQSALVTSAELVEVNPSLDHNDQTSKLAVELIASLLGDQIL
- a CDS encoding DUF6509 family protein yields the protein MFTVTEYSAELMKDPFGILTGKRYEFSLDLAVEEDDELFHDEGVTLRVVYVVEEDSARIAKYEFLTTSSNKYIDFELEEDEEKMVFAFCQEHFDSSKG
- the pruA gene encoding L-glutamate gamma-semialdehyde dehydrogenase; the encoded protein is MREPFQNEPFTDFSVVDHVVDFQEALRKVEAELGQEYTLKIGPNRIETIQKRKSINPSDVGQLVGIVSQADTVLAHKAILAAVSAFDSWKQVAPLARARVLYKAAAMLRRRKHEFSAWLVYEAGKSWAEADADTAEAIDFLEFYGREMERLADRQPVVALGGEDNELVYIPLGVGIIIPPWNFPLAIMAGMTMAAVVAGNTVVLKPASATAVIAAKFVELLEAAGLPDGVVNFLPGAGSEVGDFLVEHPLTRFVCFTGSREIGIRINEKASLIQQDQKWLKRVVAEMGGKDTIIVDQDADLDLAADAITASAFGYAGQKCSACSRAVVHELVYDEVIEKVVARTKQLKLGKANEQSTYVGPVIDERAYLSILKYIEVGRSEGIIVHGGKIGDSSGYFIEPTIIKDIAPDDRIAQEEIFGPVLAFIKAESFDEALTIANNTEYGLTGAVISRNRSRLEQAREQFHVGNLYINRKCTGALVGAHPFGGFNMSGTDSKAGGRDYLLLFTQAKVISERF
- a CDS encoding manganese-dependent inorganic pyrophosphatase, translated to MTKTLIFGHKNPDTDTITSAIAYAELKTKLGADVEAIRLGDVNGETQYALDYFGIAAPRLIENVADETDTVILVDHNERQQSANDIDRVRVLEVIDHHRIANFETSHPVYFRAEPVGCTATILNKLYKENGVAIRKEIAGLMLSAIISDSLLFKSPTCTEQDVAAARELAEIAGVNADSYGLDMLKAGADLSDKTIAQLISLDAKEFAMGSYKVEIAQVNAVDTNDVISRQAELEAALNDIIATKGLDLFVLVVTDILNNDSVALALGTQAHAVEKAYNVTLTDNKALLKGVVSRKSQIVPVLTETLSSL
- a CDS encoding ornithine--oxo-acid transaminase, encoding MNTGQKDIELAEQYGAHNYHPLPIVISRAEGVWVQNLEGTRYMDMLSAYSALNQGHCHPRIIAALKEQADKVTLTSRAFHNEMFGVFSERLAKYTGKERILPMNTGAEAVETAIKAARRWGYRTKLIPDGQAEIIVFEGNFHGRTLTVTSCSSTEAYREGFGPFTPGFRIIPYGDIAALRAAISPNTAAVLIEPIQGEAGICIPPNGFLSAVAELCKQNKVLLIADEIQTGFGRTGRRFACDWESVVPDIYIMGKALGGGVLPVSAIAADGFIMDVFEPGSHGSTFGGNPLSCAVAIAALDVIQEEQLADRSLRLGNYFMSKLAALRHPDIIEIRGRGLFIGIVLSTPARAYCEQLMQLGLLCKETHDYVIRLAPPLIITENEIDWAFDKIEAVFTNSNLAGA
- a CDS encoding amidase family protein; this translates as MKLDLEKWIIEADIISMQTAMEAGLLCSEDLVNVYLDRIGKYDTELRSILEVNPDALEIARVLDKERTEKGSRGQLHGIPILLKDNIDTHDNMHTSAGSVALANSFAAKDSFVASQLRAAGAVLLGKANMTEWANFMSGSMWAGYSSRGGLVLNPYGPGELFIGGSSSGSAAAVAANLAAAAIGTETSGSIISPASQTCLVGLKPTIGLVSRTGIIPITNSQDTAGPMTRTVTDAAILLGALTGADERDAVTLTGAKHAYRDYTPFLDADYIKQARIGVPRFYYEHLDEDRLAVIEAAITDLKEVGATIIDPVELACEQTDWQWHVLRYEFKKYINDYLGGLDESVPVHSLSELIAFNEANAEIALKYGQDTLLSAEETSGTLTEQEYLDSLEQNKEMAGKQGIDYAIKKYRLDALLFLGDEEGDDIAARAGYPVITVPGGVAHKGVIAPGGYTTKGPQGITFIGTAFSEPTLIKLAYGYEQTTKHRFSPVVGKG